From a region of the Nitrospira sp. genome:
- the tsaB gene encoding tRNA (adenosine(37)-N6)-threonylcarbamoyltransferase complex dimerization subunit type 1 TsaB, which yields MNILAVETATAWQSVAIVKDDFVLAQHEQEAGGAHGSLLLPAIHRLLAQSELQLRDIGGLACSIGPGSFTGIRVGLATCLGLRAASGCPLALVPTLEAMAWNAGTAMTPVCPVLISRRGEVYWAIFRWTQDGRLNRVLGEQVGSPRALAQSLTERTLLFGAGWSSMEPEIRAALPASVTVTVGSVDVFKPSAVPVALLGIERLRRGEIADDVVAPLYVQRVEAEIQYERSGGVSPVVRRQKRIEKKVAERLARGPRR from the coding sequence ATGAACATTCTCGCGGTTGAAACGGCCACGGCCTGGCAGAGTGTGGCGATCGTCAAAGACGACTTCGTCCTGGCACAGCATGAGCAAGAAGCCGGCGGCGCCCATGGATCTCTGCTTTTGCCCGCGATCCATCGACTCCTCGCTCAATCCGAATTACAACTCCGTGACATCGGCGGCCTCGCGTGTTCGATCGGGCCTGGCTCGTTTACGGGTATCCGTGTAGGTCTTGCGACGTGCCTAGGACTGCGGGCTGCAAGTGGATGTCCATTGGCATTGGTCCCAACCTTGGAAGCAATGGCGTGGAATGCAGGAACGGCTATGACTCCGGTGTGTCCGGTGTTGATCAGTCGTCGAGGAGAGGTGTACTGGGCGATTTTTCGCTGGACGCAGGATGGGCGATTGAATCGCGTGTTGGGTGAACAAGTCGGGAGTCCAAGGGCCTTGGCACAGAGCCTCACCGAGCGCACACTGCTATTCGGAGCCGGATGGTCCTCGATGGAGCCCGAGATTCGAGCGGCATTGCCCGCGTCTGTGACCGTGACGGTAGGATCTGTAGACGTCTTTAAACCTTCGGCCGTGCCAGTGGCGTTGCTCGGAATAGAACGGCTTCGACGAGGCGAGATCGCGGATGACGTGGTTGCACCGCTCTATGTTCAGCGAGTCGAAGCGGAAATACAGTATGAGCGGTCGGGGGGAGTGTCACCGGTCGTACGACGGCAGAAGCGCATCGAGAAGAAAGTTGCTGAACGATTGGCCAGAGGCCCTCGGCGGTAG
- a CDS encoding cytochrome c translates to MTRRNVSVSVLVMGFALILSGGIASAEDLPPLAPVPPDYADKKMPAGGWTDAKAIEEGGKIYRGEFKTEVNCSSCHGKDGAPVKKGARDLRDPKIVCRFSDAYWFWRVAEGVPKTKMKANKGLLSEEQIWQVMAYENQFSHGGKPADRSCYKP, encoded by the coding sequence ATGACGAGAAGGAATGTGAGCGTCTCAGTTCTGGTTATGGGGTTCGCCCTAATTCTTTCTGGAGGCATAGCCTCCGCCGAAGATCTCCCCCCATTGGCTCCGGTTCCACCCGATTATGCCGACAAGAAAATGCCGGCTGGCGGATGGACCGATGCAAAAGCCATCGAGGAGGGAGGAAAGATTTATAGGGGCGAGTTCAAGACCGAGGTCAACTGCAGCAGTTGCCACGGAAAGGACGGCGCACCGGTGAAAAAGGGTGCACGGGACCTTCGTGATCCCAAAATCGTCTGCCGCTTCTCAGACGCGTACTGGTTCTGGCGCGTCGCCGAAGGAGTCCCAAAGACAAAGATGAAAGCCAATAAGGGCCTCCTATCGGAAGAGCAGATCTGGCAGGTAATGGCATATGAAAACCAGTTCTCGCATGGGGGCAAGCCGGCCGACCGTTCCTGTTACAAACCCTAA
- a CDS encoding sulfite exporter TauE/SafE family protein, producing MDTVVLVLITFVAATVNGALGYGFSSITVPVALLFYTNRILNPALVLIELVLNSYVLFMNRKSVPNIWRRVTPILIGLVIGIGIGSYILFLVQPAWIKFVTYFFLLPLILLQAAGIRKPIQAERAIAVPFGVGIGTLYSVTTISGPPLALLFNNQGYAKQDFRAALGVIRVAESSLTAIAYGFIGFYSAGSMEIIPYIIPSVMIGIPLGTYLIRLMDPETFRRICMAFDGLIVGFGLSRVLTELNLASPVTTYSILSIVILINGYLLFRFFRDRADPHRIPS from the coding sequence ATGGATACAGTTGTTCTTGTCCTGATTACGTTTGTGGCCGCCACCGTAAATGGCGCGCTGGGGTACGGCTTTTCTTCCATCACCGTTCCTGTCGCCTTATTGTTTTACACCAATCGCATTTTGAATCCGGCCCTTGTGCTCATTGAACTTGTCCTCAATAGCTATGTGCTGTTCATGAATCGAAAAAGCGTTCCGAACATCTGGCGACGGGTGACTCCCATTCTCATCGGCTTAGTCATCGGAATCGGCATCGGCAGCTACATTCTCTTTCTGGTTCAGCCGGCATGGATCAAGTTCGTCACCTATTTCTTTCTGTTACCCTTGATTCTGCTTCAGGCCGCCGGCATCCGGAAACCCATTCAGGCTGAACGTGCCATTGCCGTCCCCTTTGGGGTGGGAATTGGCACACTCTATTCCGTCACGACCATTTCCGGCCCCCCGCTTGCTCTTCTCTTCAATAATCAGGGTTACGCCAAGCAGGACTTCCGGGCCGCATTGGGAGTTATACGCGTCGCGGAATCCTCTCTCACGGCCATCGCCTATGGATTTATCGGCTTCTACAGCGCCGGCAGTATGGAAATTATTCCTTACATTATCCCCAGTGTCATGATCGGAATTCCTTTAGGAACATATCTCATTCGCTTGATGGATCCCGAGACATTCCGTCGCATTTGCATGGCGTTCGATGGATTGATCGTTGGGTTTGGCCTCTCTCGAGTCTTGACTGAATTAAACCTTGCCTCACCCGTCACTACCTACAGCATTCTGTCGATCGTGATTCTGATAAACGGCTATTTGCTGTTCAGGTTTTTTAGAGACCGCGCTGACCCCCATCGAATTCCGTCTTGA
- a CDS encoding transketolase, translating into MAGSLASSELLTALHNKATQLRIDSVRATSEAGSGHPSSCASAADIVATLFFSVMRYDPRNPKAPNSDRFVLSKGHAAPLLYAAWAEAGLFPTSDLLKLRTLKSDLEGHPTPRLPFVDMATGSLGQGLPVGVGIALNAKFVDKLDYRTYVVMGDGESVEGSVWEAAEIARQYSLDNLCAIVDVNRLGQSDPTMLQHDMEAYRSRWAGFGWHAIVVDGHNIAAILQAFDEAARTKGRPTVVLARTYKGKGISFIENKADWHGKPLKKGEETQRALDELTKQLHPNGASIQIQKPSAPAATPAPVGAMPAPPYKLGDSVATREAFGAALEALGSVNPAVVALDADVKNSTYTDKFGKKFSNRFFESFIAEQNMVGAAAGLAACGKIPFAATFACFLSRAYDFIRMAAISGSNIKLVGTHVGVSIGEDGPSQMGLEDIAMMAAQPNVTVLYPSDGNSTYHLVEAAANHKGMVYVRAGRPKNPVIYGPEERFHIGGSKVVRQSASDVLTIVAAGVTLFEALKAYDQLKSNGIAVRIIDLYSIAPIDRHTLLDSGRATQSRILTVEDHYAHGGLGDAVLSAVATEGIKVHKLAVREIPHSGKPEELVDHYGIGVRSIVEAVKQIIK; encoded by the coding sequence ATGGCCGGTTCACTTGCCTCGTCCGAACTGCTGACCGCCTTACACAACAAAGCGACCCAACTTCGCATCGACAGTGTGCGGGCTACCAGCGAAGCAGGGAGCGGCCATCCGTCAAGTTGCGCCTCTGCCGCCGACATCGTTGCCACATTGTTTTTCTCCGTCATGCGTTACGATCCACGCAATCCTAAGGCGCCTAATAGCGACCGCTTCGTCTTGTCGAAAGGACATGCCGCTCCGCTGCTCTATGCGGCATGGGCGGAAGCCGGGCTTTTCCCGACAAGCGATCTCCTTAAACTGCGCACCCTGAAGTCCGATCTTGAAGGACATCCCACTCCGCGTTTGCCGTTTGTGGATATGGCGACCGGGTCACTGGGGCAGGGACTTCCCGTGGGCGTCGGCATCGCCCTCAATGCGAAGTTCGTAGACAAACTCGATTACCGAACCTACGTGGTGATGGGTGATGGAGAATCGGTCGAAGGATCGGTATGGGAAGCAGCCGAGATCGCACGCCAATACAGTTTGGATAACTTGTGCGCGATTGTGGACGTGAACCGGCTCGGGCAAAGCGATCCTACCATGCTGCAACACGACATGGAGGCCTACCGTTCCCGATGGGCGGGATTTGGCTGGCATGCGATCGTCGTCGACGGCCATAATATCGCAGCAATCCTCCAGGCTTTCGACGAGGCTGCCCGCACGAAAGGTCGGCCGACTGTGGTACTGGCACGAACGTACAAAGGCAAGGGCATTTCGTTCATCGAGAACAAAGCAGATTGGCACGGCAAACCGCTTAAAAAAGGGGAAGAGACCCAGCGGGCTCTCGACGAACTGACGAAGCAATTACACCCGAATGGCGCCTCTATTCAGATCCAAAAACCATCCGCCCCCGCCGCCACACCGGCCCCGGTCGGTGCGATGCCGGCACCGCCGTACAAACTCGGCGACTCCGTCGCGACGCGCGAAGCCTTCGGCGCAGCACTCGAGGCCTTGGGGTCTGTCAACCCAGCTGTGGTTGCCCTGGATGCCGACGTCAAGAATTCGACGTATACCGACAAATTCGGGAAGAAATTCTCCAATCGGTTCTTCGAAAGTTTTATCGCAGAACAAAACATGGTCGGGGCTGCGGCCGGTCTTGCAGCTTGCGGTAAAATCCCTTTTGCTGCGACCTTTGCCTGCTTCTTGAGCCGCGCCTACGATTTTATCCGCATGGCCGCCATCAGCGGATCGAACATCAAACTCGTCGGGACGCATGTCGGTGTGAGCATCGGAGAGGATGGTCCGTCACAAATGGGACTGGAAGACATCGCGATGATGGCGGCGCAACCAAACGTCACGGTGCTGTACCCCTCAGACGGAAACTCAACCTATCACTTGGTCGAAGCCGCCGCCAACCATAAAGGAATGGTCTACGTGCGTGCCGGAAGGCCGAAAAACCCGGTGATTTATGGCCCGGAAGAGCGTTTCCATATCGGCGGCAGCAAAGTCGTCCGGCAGAGCGCATCGGATGTCCTCACCATTGTGGCCGCAGGAGTGACGTTGTTTGAGGCGTTGAAAGCCTACGACCAGCTGAAGTCGAACGGCATTGCGGTTCGTATCATCGATCTCTACAGTATCGCGCCCATCGATAGGCACACCTTATTGGATAGCGGCCGCGCTACACAGTCCCGAATTCTCACGGTTGAAGATCACTACGCCCACGGAGGCCTTGGCGATGCCGTCCTCAGTGCCGTCGCAACCGAGGGGATCAAGGTCCACAAACTCGCCGTCCGTGAAATCCCGCATAGTGGGAAGCCTGAAGAGCTCGTGGATCATTATGGGATCGGAGTGCGGTCCATTGTCGAGGCAGTCAAGCAGATCATCAAATAA
- a CDS encoding cupin domain-containing protein: MEVVTLADFQQFNSQKMKKNNVFQTDRFFCDIYCFEPGQEQKGHVHGHQDKVYIVLEGQGIFQVGADQQVLDAGQGTMAPAGQEHGVKNHTTGRLKVLVFMAPNPA, from the coding sequence ATGGAGGTTGTCACACTTGCGGATTTCCAGCAATTCAACAGCCAAAAGATGAAGAAGAATAATGTCTTTCAAACGGACCGATTCTTCTGCGATATCTATTGCTTTGAGCCGGGCCAAGAGCAAAAGGGGCATGTGCATGGTCATCAAGACAAGGTGTACATTGTCCTAGAAGGGCAAGGAATATTTCAGGTCGGGGCCGATCAGCAAGTACTCGATGCGGGGCAGGGCACTATGGCACCGGCCGGACAAGAGCATGGTGTGAAAAATCATACAACCGGGCGGCTCAAGGTCTTGGTGTTCATGGCGCCTAATCCGGCCTGA
- the rimI gene encoding ribosomal protein S18-alanine N-acetyltransferase, with translation MNNGALTEFEILPATPDMLPDILSLEEACFSSPWTRKMLEAELIGNQFAHFFVAVHGGGAEALARVSIIGYHCFWIVFEELRLMNLAVRATMRRQGVGRALAAEAIRLGLEQGATRAVLEVRASNEPARALYARMGFAQISTRPQYYTNPIEDAVLMEMSPLVMHGGQRRNRVSAGGGESV, from the coding sequence ATGAATAACGGGGCTCTTACTGAGTTTGAGATCCTCCCGGCGACGCCGGATATGTTGCCGGACATCCTCTCGTTGGAAGAGGCTTGCTTCTCGTCCCCCTGGACGCGCAAAATGCTGGAAGCAGAATTGATCGGAAACCAGTTCGCACATTTTTTCGTTGCGGTGCATGGCGGAGGAGCGGAGGCGCTGGCCAGAGTCAGCATCATCGGGTACCATTGTTTCTGGATCGTGTTTGAAGAGCTTCGACTGATGAATTTAGCCGTTAGAGCAACCATGCGGAGGCAAGGGGTCGGGCGTGCTCTTGCGGCTGAAGCTATCCGTCTGGGTCTGGAGCAAGGGGCCACTCGGGCAGTTCTCGAAGTCAGAGCTTCGAATGAACCGGCGCGCGCGCTCTATGCTCGTATGGGGTTCGCGCAGATCAGCACACGCCCTCAGTACTATACCAATCCCATTGAAGACGCAGTACTCATGGAAATGAGCCCGCTTGTGATGCACGGTGGCCAACGCCGAAACCGTGTGTCAGCCGGTGGAGGTGAATCAGTCTAA
- the sthA gene encoding Si-specific NAD(P)(+) transhydrogenase encodes MNTPTVFDIIVIGAGPAGQKAAIQGAKANKRVALIERERGIGGSCVYRGTIPSKTLRESALHLDVLKRASAAFEFNLRPDTQIATLLSRLEDVVKAHDTFMSQQLRRNGIFLFHGRARFVNDRVIEMQTVDGASQRFTADTIVIATGSRPRNPPEIPVDHEHILDSDSLLSMIYLPRSLTIIGGGVIGCEYASIFSLLGTQVTLVDQAPAPLQFMDQELVRQFITIFERQGGHYLGGQKVHEVRWDGAAHVVTKLASGMTVKSEKMLVALGRQANVEDLNLSAAGLQATAKGTLSVNQFCQTEVPHIYAAGDMVGAPTLASKAMEEGRRAVRHALNLPVGDAASTIPLGIYTIPEMASIGLDEKSARERYRDPLVGRAKFEEIARAQISGAGHGLLKMVADPDGERLLGIQIVGDSATELVHVGQLALQSTATIESFIDNVFNFPTYAEAYRIAALDILGQVAKRRSAKAA; translated from the coding sequence ATGAATACACCGACTGTCTTCGACATCATCGTCATTGGAGCCGGCCCCGCCGGCCAGAAAGCAGCCATCCAGGGCGCCAAAGCCAACAAGCGGGTGGCGCTCATTGAACGGGAACGCGGCATTGGGGGCAGCTGTGTCTACCGGGGGACGATTCCCAGCAAGACGTTAAGAGAAAGCGCCCTTCATCTTGATGTGCTCAAGCGAGCCAGCGCGGCCTTCGAATTCAACCTCAGACCCGACACGCAAATCGCCACGCTTCTTAGCCGGCTGGAAGACGTTGTGAAGGCGCACGATACGTTCATGAGCCAACAGCTGCGGCGCAACGGCATCTTCCTTTTTCACGGCCGTGCGCGCTTCGTCAACGACCGCGTGATCGAAATGCAGACTGTTGATGGAGCCAGTCAACGGTTTACCGCCGACACCATCGTGATTGCCACCGGATCGCGCCCGAGAAACCCACCCGAGATTCCCGTCGATCACGAACATATCCTCGACAGCGACTCACTCCTTTCAATGATTTACTTGCCGCGCTCGCTGACAATCATCGGTGGAGGCGTCATCGGATGCGAGTACGCCTCGATTTTCTCTCTGCTGGGCACGCAGGTGACGTTGGTTGATCAAGCGCCCGCGCCACTCCAGTTTATGGACCAAGAACTGGTCCGGCAATTCATCACAATTTTTGAGCGACAGGGCGGGCACTACCTGGGAGGACAGAAAGTACACGAGGTCCGTTGGGATGGCGCAGCGCACGTCGTCACGAAGCTTGCCAGCGGTATGACGGTGAAAAGCGAAAAGATGCTCGTCGCACTCGGGAGGCAGGCGAATGTTGAGGATCTCAATCTGAGCGCGGCGGGCCTCCAGGCAACAGCTAAGGGTACTCTTTCGGTCAACCAATTCTGCCAAACGGAAGTCCCTCACATCTACGCAGCCGGAGATATGGTCGGCGCGCCCACCCTGGCGTCAAAAGCCATGGAGGAAGGCCGCCGGGCTGTCCGCCACGCCCTCAACCTTCCGGTCGGCGATGCCGCCTCCACTATTCCACTGGGCATCTATACGATCCCGGAAATGGCCAGTATCGGCCTTGACGAGAAGAGTGCACGGGAACGGTACAGGGATCCGCTGGTCGGACGGGCCAAGTTCGAAGAAATCGCGCGCGCTCAGATATCCGGTGCCGGCCATGGTCTCCTCAAGATGGTGGCTGATCCCGACGGCGAGCGGCTCCTGGGCATTCAAATCGTCGGGGATTCCGCCACGGAACTGGTGCACGTGGGCCAATTGGCTCTTCAAAGCACCGCAACCATCGAATCCTTTATCGATAACGTCTTCAACTTTCCGACCTATGCCGAAGCCTACCGGATCGCCGCGCTTGATATCCTAGGCCAGGTGGCGAAACGTCGATCGGCTAAAGCCGCGTAG
- the radA gene encoding DNA repair protein RadA, translated as MKPKIVFSCQSCGHQAPRWLGRCPDCGGWNTMKEERQAATGKGRPAAMKTVQAEATPISDIEVVGEDRRLTHIGEFDRVLGGGVIPGSVILIGGDPGIGKTTLLLQVLPKLAAKDTPVLYVSGEESPRQIKMRGQRLGIEHPHLLILAETSLEQILRAVQDVEPAAVVVDSIQTVYTEQLTSAPGSISQVQEVAGQLMWFAKRAGVPVFIIGHVTKEGAIAGPRLLEHIVDTVLYFEGDKGHSYRILRAVKNRFGSTNEIGVFEMKDAGLEEVNNPSELFLAERPHRSTGSVVVSSLEGTRPILVELQALVSSTSYAMPKRMANGVELNRVSLLLAVMEKRLGVHLSGQDVYVNVVGGMHIDEPAIDLGIVAAVTSSLREVSVEPGMLVLGEVGLGGEVRAVSQAEARIREAAKMGFKRCILPQRNLTKLEPIEGMDLIGIQEVREALDAVLA; from the coding sequence TTGAAACCCAAGATCGTTTTTTCGTGCCAGTCCTGTGGACACCAAGCGCCACGGTGGCTTGGCCGTTGTCCAGACTGCGGCGGCTGGAACACGATGAAGGAGGAGCGGCAGGCGGCGACCGGCAAGGGCCGTCCCGCTGCGATGAAAACAGTTCAGGCTGAAGCGACGCCCATTTCCGACATCGAGGTAGTAGGAGAGGATCGTCGGCTCACGCACATCGGGGAATTTGACAGGGTTCTGGGGGGTGGCGTGATTCCCGGCTCGGTGATCTTGATCGGAGGAGATCCCGGGATCGGCAAGACGACGCTTTTGTTGCAAGTCCTGCCGAAGTTGGCGGCGAAGGACACACCTGTTCTGTATGTCTCCGGCGAAGAATCTCCTCGACAAATCAAGATGCGCGGGCAGCGTCTGGGTATCGAACACCCGCATTTGCTCATTTTGGCCGAAACTTCCCTTGAACAGATCCTGAGAGCGGTGCAGGACGTTGAGCCGGCTGCCGTGGTGGTCGATTCGATTCAAACTGTCTACACGGAACAGCTGACCTCCGCTCCCGGCAGCATTAGCCAGGTGCAGGAGGTGGCCGGTCAGCTCATGTGGTTTGCCAAGCGGGCCGGAGTTCCTGTCTTCATCATTGGGCATGTCACCAAGGAAGGGGCAATCGCCGGGCCTCGGTTGCTGGAACATATCGTCGATACGGTCTTGTATTTTGAAGGCGACAAGGGACATAGCTACCGAATCCTCCGAGCCGTAAAAAATCGTTTTGGATCGACGAACGAGATCGGTGTCTTTGAAATGAAGGATGCGGGGCTCGAAGAAGTGAACAACCCTTCAGAACTGTTCTTGGCGGAGCGCCCTCACAGGAGTACTGGGTCGGTAGTCGTGTCCAGTCTCGAAGGTACCAGACCAATCCTGGTGGAACTCCAAGCGTTGGTCTCTTCGACCAGCTATGCGATGCCCAAACGGATGGCGAACGGGGTGGAATTGAATCGAGTTTCGCTCTTGCTCGCCGTGATGGAGAAGCGGTTGGGCGTACACCTCTCCGGACAAGATGTCTATGTGAACGTCGTCGGAGGGATGCATATTGACGAGCCGGCGATCGACCTAGGAATTGTGGCGGCCGTCACATCAAGCTTGCGGGAGGTGTCTGTCGAGCCTGGGATGTTGGTGTTAGGGGAAGTTGGGTTAGGCGGAGAGGTGCGTGCCGTCAGCCAAGCCGAAGCGCGCATCCGCGAAGCGGCCAAGATGGGATTTAAACGCTGTATTTTGCCTCAGCGGAATCTGACCAAGCTGGAGCCTATCGAGGGGATGGATTTGATCGGCATTCAAGAAGTGCGAGAGGCGCTCGATGCGGTATTGGCGTAA
- a CDS encoding YdcH family protein: MLTEDAIVEQLRHSNTEFRELEESHHRLDLELNELQRRHVLTPTEEVEKKRMQKEKLAKKDKLAELIRHYREQGLQPTQ, encoded by the coding sequence ATGTTGACGGAAGACGCGATTGTCGAACAGCTTCGCCACTCCAACACCGAATTCCGGGAACTGGAAGAGTCCCACCATCGCCTGGATCTTGAACTGAATGAGCTGCAGAGACGCCATGTCCTGACGCCGACCGAAGAGGTCGAGAAAAAACGGATGCAAAAAGAAAAACTGGCGAAGAAAGACAAACTCGCCGAGCTTATTCGCCACTATCGCGAACAAGGGCTGCAGCCCACCCAATGA
- a CDS encoding fibronectin type III domain-containing protein, which yields MTTHVTSINLVYRKFAIPLAHLMMLSVIALPLAGCGDDGGGAPPISSLSTPTEAPSGTDTPPGGVEGSDSKNPLNKVAESDHDSRPNELAELNPELSDEEEDPTISMTPTPTGVTARLSWDASTDPNVAGYHVYYGRESSGEPGSCSYEGSQGVTAPPATISGLEPNTPYFFAISAHSGEAGDLESPCSIEVLVVTPPAQS from the coding sequence ATGACGACACATGTGACTTCGATCAATCTGGTCTATAGGAAGTTTGCCATCCCGTTGGCCCATCTCATGATGCTAAGTGTCATCGCCCTTCCACTGGCCGGATGTGGTGACGATGGCGGAGGAGCACCACCCATCTCTTCACTCTCCACACCAACAGAGGCTCCTTCTGGAACAGACACACCTCCTGGTGGAGTCGAAGGGTCAGACTCTAAGAATCCTCTGAACAAGGTGGCGGAGTCAGACCATGATAGTCGTCCAAATGAGCTCGCAGAATTAAACCCTGAACTTTCTGATGAAGAGGAAGACCCGACGATCTCAATGACTCCGACCCCAACCGGGGTCACTGCACGGTTGTCATGGGACGCATCCACTGATCCCAATGTGGCCGGTTATCATGTCTATTACGGAAGAGAATCATCTGGAGAGCCTGGCTCATGTTCCTATGAGGGAAGCCAAGGGGTCACGGCTCCACCAGCTACCATTAGCGGATTGGAGCCAAATACTCCCTATTTCTTTGCAATCAGTGCGCACAGCGGCGAAGCCGGCGACTTGGAAAGCCCCTGTTCAATTGAAGTCCTCGTAGTCACACCCCCCGCTCAAAGCTGA
- a CDS encoding Rrf2 family transcriptional regulator, translating to MKLSKKSEYGLRALLELTLAHGHATLQRHDIAARQHIPIEFLEQILLMLKRAGLVSSRRGVKGGYTLIKPPKDVTLGQVIRILDGPLAPIGCVSKTAYQKCGDCPYANMARCPVQQVMGTVRDAIAGILDHYTLADFASGRYKD from the coding sequence ATGAAACTCTCGAAAAAAAGCGAGTACGGTCTTCGAGCCTTACTTGAACTGACGCTGGCACATGGTCACGCCACGCTGCAGCGGCATGACATTGCGGCTCGACAGCATATCCCCATCGAATTTTTGGAGCAGATTCTCCTGATGCTCAAACGAGCCGGGCTTGTCTCCAGTCGACGTGGGGTAAAGGGAGGATACACCCTTATCAAGCCGCCGAAGGATGTCACGCTGGGCCAAGTGATCCGCATACTCGATGGTCCCCTCGCTCCAATCGGCTGTGTCAGTAAGACGGCGTATCAAAAATGCGGTGATTGTCCTTATGCCAATATGGCGCGCTGCCCGGTACAGCAGGTGATGGGTACAGTCCGTGACGCGATCGCCGGAATTTTGGATCACTATACACTTGCCGACTTTGCATCCGGCCGCTACAAGGACTGA
- a CDS encoding HDOD domain-containing protein has product MPPDLQSAPAPFEKLEQLLNQKVEKGEVELPLLPQVASQVMALTSDPSADAAKLSSLIHQDQALAAHVLRIANSPAYMPRSPVVSLQHAVAMLGINLLSEIAFTASLKTGAFQVPGHEDDVKRLWRHSLASGAFAKEVARIRRVNVESAYLCGLLHGIGKPVVLRTVTVLAREQKILLDGSGLHMLIDGYHTRVGHLIAEKWNLPKPVMEAIQHYSDYDHATAFKQDCMLTCVADRLASNLLAPDDMPDETLREHPVFTELNLYPNDIDQLIAGKDKVLAIVNAMNL; this is encoded by the coding sequence ATGCCTCCTGACCTCCAGTCGGCACCTGCTCCTTTTGAGAAGCTCGAACAGCTTCTGAATCAAAAGGTCGAAAAGGGAGAGGTCGAGCTTCCGCTGCTGCCTCAAGTCGCCAGCCAAGTCATGGCCTTGACGTCGGACCCTTCCGCAGACGCGGCCAAATTGTCTTCTCTCATCCATCAGGATCAGGCCCTCGCGGCGCACGTGCTCCGCATTGCCAATTCGCCCGCGTACATGCCGCGAAGCCCCGTCGTCTCCCTCCAGCATGCCGTCGCCATGCTCGGCATCAACTTGCTGTCCGAAATCGCCTTTACCGCTTCACTAAAAACGGGGGCATTCCAAGTGCCGGGACATGAAGACGATGTGAAGCGCTTGTGGCGGCATTCGTTGGCCAGCGGAGCCTTCGCGAAGGAAGTCGCGCGAATACGACGGGTGAATGTAGAAAGCGCATACCTGTGCGGTCTCTTGCATGGAATCGGAAAACCCGTCGTCTTGCGCACCGTCACGGTGCTCGCCCGTGAGCAGAAGATCCTCTTGGACGGCTCAGGGCTTCACATGCTGATCGATGGTTACCATACGCGTGTCGGCCACCTCATCGCCGAAAAATGGAACCTCCCCAAACCGGTCATGGAGGCCATTCAACACTATAGTGATTACGACCACGCCACGGCTTTTAAGCAGGACTGCATGCTCACCTGCGTTGCCGATCGACTGGCCAGCAATCTGCTCGCACCCGATGACATGCCCGATGAAACCCTGCGCGAGCATCCGGTGTTCACGGAGTTGAACCTATATCCTAACGACATTGACCAGCTCATTGCGGGCAAGGACAAGGTGCTGGCCATCGTGAATGCGATGAACCTATGA
- the tatC gene encoding twin-arginine translocase subunit TatC has protein sequence MEQVVNPLVVHIATVKRRLVIIGATLLGSLIVTFSFSAEMIAWLNKPFPNQLAFYGPTEALFASIKVSLLAAVILSLPVIFYQCWKFVEPALLPKEQRWAIPLFCVAGGLFALGLVFCNLVILPLVIDLFVNFGLDRDITPQLSVGTYIDFNVKFLLIFGCAFELPLVMTLAAMIGMASAHTFVRYRKHAILLCLIVSAIVTPDATLFTMLLMAVPLMVLYEIGILGARLFGRSQDQSGVDLPLDPDLPINTAGTRVR, from the coding sequence ATGGAACAGGTTGTCAATCCGCTTGTCGTCCATATCGCAACCGTCAAGCGACGATTGGTCATCATCGGCGCAACCCTTTTGGGTTCGTTGATTGTGACGTTCTCTTTTTCAGCCGAGATGATCGCTTGGCTGAATAAACCGTTCCCGAACCAGCTCGCGTTTTATGGACCCACGGAGGCGCTGTTCGCCTCGATCAAGGTCTCGTTGCTCGCGGCCGTCATTCTCAGCCTCCCCGTCATCTTCTATCAGTGCTGGAAGTTCGTCGAGCCGGCGTTGTTGCCGAAAGAACAACGTTGGGCGATTCCCCTGTTTTGTGTGGCCGGAGGTCTTTTCGCACTGGGTCTGGTATTTTGCAATTTAGTCATTCTGCCGCTGGTGATCGATCTGTTCGTGAATTTCGGCCTCGACCGAGATATCACGCCCCAGCTGAGTGTCGGGACGTATATTGATTTCAATGTGAAATTCCTGCTCATCTTCGGCTGCGCGTTCGAATTGCCATTGGTAATGACTCTGGCGGCAATGATCGGAATGGCATCGGCGCATACGTTTGTGCGGTATCGGAAACATGCCATCTTGTTGTGTCTCATCGTCTCCGCCATCGTCACCCCTGACGCGACGCTCTTTACCATGCTCCTGATGGCGGTTCCGTTGATGGTGCTGTATGAGATTGGAATACTCGGCGCCCGCTTGTTCGGCCGGAGCCAGGACCAAAGTGGAGTCGATTTGCCGCTTGATCCGGATTTGCCCATCAATACTGCCGGAACGAGGGTTCGATGA